The Lujinxingia vulgaris genome segment GCGGGTCAAGTCCCAGATCTGGTAGTCCTCGCGTGCGGCGGCAGTCGCTTCAAAGTCCGTCGGGCTCTGGGAGTGCGCGTGGCATCCGCCGCAATCGTAGCGAACCTCACCGGGGCGAAGCTGGTGCCAGGTCTGCGAGGAATTGAGGACCATGCCGTCGCGGTCCAGGGTCTGGAAGGTGAAGGGGGTGTCGGCCGGAATTTTGGCCAGAAAACTCGTATCGGGGTTGCCATCCGGGTCGACCACAGGCTCGCCGGCGTCATCGAACTTGCGCACCGGGATCTCGCCAAGGATGCGCAGGCGTTCGTTGGCGTGGTTGGTAAACTTCACGCCGGAGTGCGTTCCGTAGCTGCGGTGGGTCGGGGTCTCCATCGCGACGATGCGCACCGCCCAGATGTCGTCGTCGGTGTAGATGCCCGAATCCGCGCCCTGCACAAACCAGTTGGAGCCGGTGTTGTTCTGGGAGGTGTTAAAGGGCTCCAGGCCGTCGAAGGCGTCTTTGCCCTGGCCGGGGCGGGTGTCGCGTTTGATGAGGCTGGCGCTGCCGAGAAGGGCGAAGGGGCTTCCCGTGGGAAGTTCGTCGGCGTGCTCCTGATCTTCGGGAAGCCAGCTCAGCCGCGCGGGCTCCTCGATGCCGTAGATGTCGCGGTAGGCCACGACCGCGCGGGGCTGTTGCTCGTTGTAGGCCGGGTCGTTTTTGATCTCGATGAGATCTTCGGGGTTGAGCACCGGCTCACCGGCGGCCAGGCGGTAGATGCCGCCGTCGTAGTAGGGGATGGGGGTGGGGCGGTTGAGGTGGTTGGCCGGGCCGGGGGTATAGACCAGCAGAAGATCGTTATGGGGGGCGGCCGAGGGGTGGGTCACCTTGCCGGTGAACTCGCCAGTGTCAGGGTGAATCGACGCGGCGCTGTCGCCGCCCAACGCGAAGGGGGTCAGCGAGTAGAGCCCCTGTGGCGAGAAGGGAAAGCGCATGTACTGCGGGTTTCCGTTGGAGTACCAGCCGATCTGGATCCTGGGGTTGCTCGCGTCGTCGGGCACCGGCGAGCCGAAAGGAGCTCGGTCGGGCTCGGGCAGGGTCAGCGGGAAGGCCGCCAGGGTGCCAAAGCCGTTGTTGTTCTGGTTGTAATACTCGGTGACGGTTACATGGCCGTTGGAGAGCTGGGCGAAGAAGTGAAATGAACTCGCGGAGGCGAAGGAGCTCATCAGGGGGTTCCACTGACGCCCATCGGGGTAGATGACCCACAGCGCCCAGTTGCGCTGGTCGCGCAGGCCCTGGGACTCGTAGCTGGAGAACATTACGCGGCCATCGTGAAGGATGTTCGGATGCAGGGCGCTACCGAGGTTGAGGTGGCCGACCGGCTCGACATTTTTGCCGTCGGCGTCCATCACGTAGAGGCGCAGGTTGGGGAAGGTAAAGTCTTTGTTGGGGAGCATGGTGTCGCGGCTGGACGTGAACATGATCTTGCCGCCGGGCAGCGGCGTTGCGCCCAGGTTGAAGACGCCGTAGCCCGGGTAGTTCTGCCCGCGCTCCTGAGCTTCGAGCATGTTGGGGGACCAGTTGCCGGCGCCGGTGTTGGGGGTCCACTCCTGGTGGGTCAGGCGCACGATCTGGCGGCTCTCAAGCTCGATGCGATAGATGTCGCAGCCGGCTCGGGGAGCGTCGCGGCGCTGGGTGTTGACGTCGACCACGTCGGGGCAGTGCGAGTAGAGCACCGAGGTTCCGTCGAAGGTCACAAAGGGGTCGATCACCGCGCCTTTCTCACCGCCGGAGACCAGGACCTCTTCGCTGCCGTCGGGACGAAGAAGCATCAGGTCGGTGCCGGGCTCCATGCGGATGGGGTCCTTGACCTCGGGCCACTCGGTGTTGGTCTCGTCGCCGTAGCGCGGGGCGCGCACATACACGATGTCGTAGTAGACGCCTTGCGCCACGTCGTCGGGAGTGCCGGGTGGGGGCTCGCCGGGGTGGTAGGGCAGCCCCGGCCCCTCGGCGCGACCCGGGTTGTTCGGATCGTCGGGATCGCTGGGATCATTCGGGTCATGGGTATCCTCACCCACGTCGCCGCCATCGGGAGCGTGGCCAGGGGTGAGGTCATCGCCTCGCGTCTCTTCGGAGCAGGCTGAAGTGAGCGCAAGGAGAAGCCCGATACACAGGTGTGTGAGAAGAAGTCGCTGCATCGTCGCCTCCATATAAGGCAAAATCGTCATTAAAATTTCTACGCCGTGAGCCAACGTTGACGCCATGTCTGCTGCATCGAGAGCACCCTGAGCTGCGTTGCAAATCCTCGACGATGCTAAAGCATCGCCTGTGGTTTTCGCCTTGCCCAGGCCACTCTCGATTTCGCATCCAAAGGCGTCAACATGGTCTCACGGCGCTATAAGCGGATAGGTCCATCATTTCGCCGCGGGCATTGAGGCATACAGATGGGGTTCGCGACGACAAAAGGCCCCGGAGTTTCATCAAGTGAGCGAATACTAACATTGCGGTGCCGGGCCCGCACATGTGTGTTTGCAAAAGGTGGTAACGCCGGGGGGCTGATGCCGGGGAGCGTGATAAGAGGCATAAAAAACGCCGAACCTTTGGAGAGGTTCGGCGCTTTTTGACGCGTTCTTCAGGTGGGTGCGGTGACGATCAGACCGGCTCCTCAAAGGTGCCATCGGCGTGGAGCGCAAAGCGCCCCTTTTTGACTTCGTGGACCGGACCGTTGTCGCCAAAGGACCAGCCCCCGAACTGGGTGCGCTGGTAGTCGGCGTAGGCCTGGCGGATCTCGTCCTGGGTGTTCATCACAAAGGGACCGCGCTGGGCGATGGGCTCGTTGATGGGGCGGCCCTGAAGAAGCAGGACCTCGGCCTCGGCCGGGCCGCCCTCCAGGGTGATGGCGCCGGGATCTTCCACCTCGACGCGGCGTTTGTTGGCGATGGGGCGGCCGGCGATGGTCACGCTCTGGCCCTGGTGCACGTAGAGCGAGCGCAGAGTGCCGGGGTTGACCTCGGGAAGCTCAAGCTGTGCGCCGGCCTCCAGGCGAATCGACCAGATCGCCACGTCGCTCTCTTTGCGCGCGGCCCAGGAGGCGGGGGGAGGGGCCGGGGGGCGGTGACCTTTAAAGGTGCCGGCGGCGATGGTCAGCTCGCTGATGCGGCCTTTTGCGTCTTGCTCAATGACGCGGGGGATGCGCTCGTTCCAGAGCATGGTGAAGTGCGGGTCGACCATCTTGTCGGCGCGGGGCAGGTTCATCCAGATCTGAAAGAGCTCCAGAGGGTTGGGGGCGTCGTCGCGCAGAAGCGGAAACATCTCGGAGTGCTGGATGCCGCGGCCCGAGGTCAGCCATTGCACATCACCGGCGCCGTAGCGGGCGGTGGCGCCCATGGAGTCGGTGTGGTCGAGAAAGCCAGAGCGCACCACGGTGACGGTCTCAAAGCCACGGTGAGGGTGGCGAGGAAAGCCGGGGACGCTCTGGCCGTGGTACATCCGCCAGGGCTTTTGCTCGTCGAAGTCGCGGCCGAGATGACGGCCCGCCAATGATGCAGCCGGGCCCATCTTGCCGTTACCCTCGGGGTAGTCGTCGCGGTGGTGGGCACAGAAGAGAAAGGGATCGGTGGTGGGCCAGTGCATCGCGTCGATGGCGCTGACCGCTTTGATGGTCGCCGGGGGATGCTCAAGGTCGGGCGTTGATGCGGCGCCCGGATCGGTAGGGGAGGTGGCGCGGGCGGGGCGGTTGTCGCGCTCGATCTTCTGGCAGGCGACGGCGGGCAGCAGCGCGCCGGCGGCCAGCATCTTCAGCGCGGTGCGTCGGGCCACCACCGGCGTTCCGATGCGACCGGGGGAGGGCTCGCTGAGCATCAGGCGGCCCGCCAGCCGCTCATCGGCGATGTTGAGCGACTCGCCACAATAATCGTGGAGCTGCCAGGCCTCGAAGATAAGATCGGCAACGTCGTCGCTGGTCAGCGTGTGGCCATGGGTGACCCGGGTGTGCAGCGCTTCCAGGCGCAGCGCGACCCTGGCCTGGGGAGGCGGCGAGGCCTGACGTGCGTAGATCGCTTGGAGGGAGCCGGCCTGGGGGAGCTGGCCTTTTTCGCCGGTGTGGATGTCGCTGAGGGGCTCGGGATGCAGAGCATTGAGCAGCCAGGCCACACCGTGCCAGACCTCCTCAAAAGCCCAGTCAAAGGCATCGAAGGTGAGGTTTTCGGTGGCTTCATCCAAAAAGGCTTTGCCGCGGCGCAGGGCATCTTCCGGAGTCATACATCAGGCCTGTGAAGAGGTTTTTCGTCGGGAATTCAGCGACTTTGACATCTCTGACATCGTAGCCTCAAACGTGTTTGAGGGTGGATTCATTTCATAGATATGGCGCATGTTTGGTATGCAGAAGGCGCATGTTTTGGAGGAGGTCCAACGAAGAACGCCGGCGCTCCGATCGGAGCGCCGGCGTTTTTTCAATCAGGGCAAGCGTTGACCCTGAGAGGGGGCAGGCTGCTGGCTTTTTCAATCAGGGCAAGCGTTGACCCTCAAAGCGCTCAGGCTGCTGGCTTCGCGCTCATGAGCGGACTACGCCCGACGAGCCTTTTTAAAGCACAGCCCCGGGGCAACGCTCAGGGGGCCAGTACATGGACATAACCCTCCCCGCCGTCTCCACCTCGGGTGGTGTTCCAGGGGCCGTTGTTCAGCGAGCCGACGCCACCGATGCCGCCCGCGGCCGAGGGCAGCACGCTGCCGCGATCGGCCTCGGCTGTTTCGGTGTAGATGAGCACCAGGCCGCCGGCACCGCCTCCGCCGCCGCCACCCTCACCGTTGTCTTCGCGCACGGCGTTGTTGCCGTTGAGGCCGGCGGCGCGCACCGCTCCGTTAAGCTGCACCTGAGCCGCGGCGATGAAGATGATGCCGCCCCCCGCGCCACCTGCACCACCGCGCGCCCCGTCGGAGTTGCCCGCACCGCCGGTGTAGTGGTCGGCACCTCCGCCGCCCCCGCCGGAGCCGGCGGTGAGCAGCGTGGCATCGCCCGCGCCGTAGGTCGTTCCAGCGATTCCGCCACTGCCGTGTTTGCCGACGCCGTTGGCGCCCGCTGTGGCGTGGGATCCGCCGCCTCCGCCGCCGGCGTCATCTTCGGAGCCGGAGCCGCCATAGGTACCTCCGCCTCCACCGCCTTCGTTATTACCGCGCGCGCGAAGTCGTGTGGTCTTCAAAAAGGTCTCTCCCTGCCCGCCGGTGCGCGTCGTTCCGCTTCTCTCGCCGCGAATGCCACCGACAAAGCCCAGCCCGTCAGCGAGGATCTGGCCGCTCTCGTTGACCGTGAGCGTGCCCGAGACGCGGAAGGCCACCACGCCGCCCAGGGTGCCGTTCCAGGCCGACGCCGTCAGGGTGCCGTCGACGATTAAATCGCTGAAGTGGGGCACGCGCTGCACCATGGTGGTGTCTGCGGCGTCGTAGACGTGGGTCAACGCCGTGCTCAGCGAGAGCGTGTCGTCGGTGACCGACTCGACGAACGCGAATTCATGGGTGCCCGCCGCGCCGATGAGGCTCTTCATGGTGATGACCAGCACCTCGTCGCCCGCCTCGAAGAACGAGGCGTCGCTCACCGTGAGGGTATCGGCGGTGTGCGAGATCAGCGAGGTCTTGTCGGCGTCGATCAGCAGGGGCTCGCCAGTGAGCACGCTGACGTCACCCTCGCTTCCGTCACCGTAGTGCGGGGTGTTAGGGGCGGCGCAGAAGCCATCCAGGCAGAGGCGGCTGAGGCAATCATTGGCGAGCAGGCAGGCGCCGGCGGTGTCGCAGGCGGAGCAGGAGTCGCCACCGCAATCCTGGTCGGTCTCACTGCCGTTTTGCACGCCGTCGTCGCAGGAGGGCGCAGCGCAGAAGCCGCCGTCGCAGACGCCGCTTGCGCAGTCGTTGGCGATGGCGCAGGCAAGGCCATCATCGCAGGCGCCGCAGGCGCCGCCGCAATCGACGTCGGTTTCGTCGCCGTTTTCCACGCCGTCGTCGCAGGCGGGGATGGCGCAGAAGCCGCCGTTGCAGACGCCGCTTGCGCAGTCGTTGGCGATGTTGCAGGCCAGGCCATCATCGCAGGCGCCGCAGGCGCCGCCGCAATCGACGTCGGTCTCGTCGCCATTTTGCACGCCGTCGTTGCAGGCGGGGATGGCGCAGATTCCTTCGTCACACACGCCGCTGCTGCAATCTTCGGCGATGTCGCAGCTCAATCCCTCGTCGCAGACGCCGCACTCACCGCCGCAGTCGACATCGGTCTCGTCTCCGTTTTGCGCCCCGTCGTCGCAGGTCGGGTCGGGAAGCGCGGGGCTCACGCAGACGCCCTCGTCGCAGACCTCGCTGGCGCAGTCACTGTCCTCGTCGCAGCTCTGAGCCACGTCGCACGTGCCGCAGGTGTCGCCGCCGCAGTCGACATCGGTCTCGACGCCGTTTTGCGCGCCATCGTCGCAGGTGGGGGCCGGGACATTGGGAACGACCGAGGCATCATCGCCGCAGGCCGCCAGCGTCCAGGCCAGGCATAGAAACATCAGAAATCAAAGAGGGGATCGGACCATCGGATTTGGCTCCAGAGGATTTCGCGACTCGCCAGGTGTGGCGCGCGCGCGGGGGATTGGAAAGGGTTGTTGCGCCATGTAAAGCACACCCTGCCCCCGATGGCCAGCCCCCCTTCGAGGGGGGGGCTGCTGGAGCCGCGGGCTTAGCCCATCATCCCACCGAAAATCGCCTCGAGGACGCCGCGTCCGGAGCTGATCGCCACGTAGGTGGCAAAAATCACCAGCACCACGTTGATCAGGTTGCTCTTCCATCCATTGACGTGCTCGCCCATCGTCTTCTTGTCGTTCACCGCCCAGAAGAGGAAGGCCGCGGTCAGCGGAAGTCCAAACACGCCGTTGAAGGCCGGGAAGAGGGTGATCATCTGTACGATGCTCAGGCCGGTGACCGCCGAGACGATGGGCGACGACATGCCCAGCAGGATGCCGCCGGCGTAGATGAGTTTGAAGGACTTCGAGTCCTGCTCTTTCTCGGGGGCGTCGACGGCCTCCAGGATCATGTAGGGGATGGTCCACATGATGGGCACGATGCTGTTAAACGCAGCGCCGATGACTCCGAGCAAAAAGACGACCATCGCCCACTCGCCAAGGACTTCGGCCAGGGCCTGGCCGGGCGTAATGAAGCTGGTTAGTTCGGTGTAGCCGGCCGGGCGGAGTACGGCGGCCGACACCACGATGATGCACACGGTGATAATGCCGCCGACGATGTAGCCAAAGCTCAGGTCGTGGCGCACATCGGAGAGATCTTCTTTGGTGGTCCAGCCTTTCTTTTTGACGAGGATCGACTCCAGAAAGAAGTTCGGCCACAGCGCGGTCGTCCCCAGAATCGCAGCTCCCAGCAACATCGCGCCCTGGTCGGGGAGTGAGGGCACAAAGCCCTGCGCAACTTCCACCGGGGAGGGACCGCTGGCACCGGCGACGACGATGTAGAGCACGAGCAGCACGAACATCATCGCGGTCACGAACTTCTCGACGCGGTCGTATTTGAGCACGCCGGTGAGAATCGCGGCGACCCCGGCGACGAGCGCCACCGGCTGCCAGGCCAGCGCCTCGCCAGTGAGAATCTCAACGGACATCCCCACCGCCGCAGTCAGCGCGACCGTCCAGGCGATGCACCCCAGCGAGAGAAAGAGGGCGATGGTCAGCGCCGGGCCTTTGCCGATCTTTTTGCGGATAAAGCCCATCAGCGTGTCGCCAAAAATGCCCAGGCGCGCGCTCATATCCTGGGCCATAAAACCCAGGAGCACCGCGCCGATCACCGCCCAGATCAACGCGTAGCCGTACTCAACCCCGGCCTGGCTGGCGATGTAGATGGAGCCGCTGCCAAAGTAGCTGGCGACCATCACAAAGCTCAGGCCGTACTTCTCGAAAAAACGCTTCATAAGGGACTGCACTTTCAACATAAGTTCTCGTTGTGTTGGGGGTGGAAGGGGGCAAGGGGGGCGCGAGACGTGCGAGGGCATCCCGCGCGTGTGGGTCTTGCAAACCATGAAGATGGTGGCGATCGGAGGGTGATACGTCGGCGCGCTATGTCGTCCCGGCGCCCGAGAGCATGTAGATGCCCAGGGCGAGCAGCACGAACGCCAGGCCTGTTTTGAGGCGAGTGGGGTCGATGCGGCGGGCGATGACCCAGCCGGCGACGGTGCCGATGAAGAGGGGGATGCCCACCAGTATGGCGAGTCCCCAGTCGATGGCACCGACCATCGCAAAGCCCAGCGCGGCGAAGGCCGCGATGAAGATCGACTGCACCTGGGCAAGCGCCACCGCCAGGAGCATCGGCACGCCCAGCACCACCATCAGAGGCACGGCCAGCACCGGGCCACCCACGCCGAGAAGTCCGCCGGGCAGCCCCACGGCAAGGCCCAGACCCGCCATCGCCAGGCGACCTTTCGGGGAGTCGAGCTCAAAGTCTGCAGGTGCTTCCAGCGCGCGGGAGCGAGAGCGCTCGCGCACCAGGATGATCACGCCCGTCATCAGCACGAACCCGCCGAGCAGAAGCCCGAAGAGGTCGGCGTCGAGCACGGTGTTGAGCCGCGCGCCCACAAAAGCCCCCACCACGCTTGTGAGGCTCAAGATCAGCGCGGCGTTACGTGCGGTCGACGTCGCCAGCTGTCCGGAGCGCAGGTACGCGTAACTTCCCAGAAGGCCGGTGCCGATAAAGGTCACGCTGGCGGTGCCAGCGACGGTGGCCGGATCGATGTCGAGCAGAAGAAAGAGCGCGATGGTGACGAAGATGCCACCGGGCCCGATCGTGGTGATGCACACCCCGCCGATAAGCGCGATAAGAACAAGGATAATGCCAAGCCCGAGAGTCATGGGGGCCTTTAGAGAGGGTCAACCAGGCTGTCCGAGAGGACGGCGACGAACGCAGGGCGCAGCGAAAGGTCGGGGGGAAGAGGTGACCTGTGCACCCATAAAGCGCGCAGAGTATACATAATTCCGGGCGTTTTGGGGAGGGAAGATCGAAAATACCCGCTACGCCCCCCCGGAGCGAGGATTGCCGAGGGGGGCGATGGCGGTTAAGCAGGTGGCGAGTATTTGAGACAAAGCAGCGTCTGCCCGGGCAGACGACGGAAACAGAGCGAAGCGAAAAGCGAGGCGTGTATGAGGTTGAAAAAGAGCAGCTGGTGGTTGGCCGGGTTGGGCCTGGCGGTGGGAGCGGCGTGTGCGACGCAACCGCAGAGTGCGAGCGAAGAGACCGAGCCGCAACTCGGCGTGGAGGTCGAAGAAGCCGCGGAGGCCGAGGCCACTGGCGAGCCGCGTTTTGGCAACTTCGGCTTTGATACCGAGGGCATGAACACAGATGTCACCCCCGGCGACGATTTTTACGCCTACGCCAGCGGCGCCTGGCAGGAGACCACCGAGATTCCCTCGGACCGCGCGCGCTACGGCGTCTTCGACATGCTCAGCCTGGAGGCCGAGGAGCAGGTCAACCAGATCATCCTCGCCGCCGCAAAAGAAGGCGGAGAGCCGGGCAGCAACGCTCAGCTCATCGGCGACCTCTACGCGAGCTGGATGGACGCCGAGTCCATTGAAGAGGCCGGTCTAAAGCCGCTGCAGCCTCATTTCGCCGCCATCAACGCGCTGGACTCCCATGACGCCGCCGCGCGTCTGATGGCCGACCCGGTCTACCCGGTGATGGTCAGCGTGCGCATCATGCCCGACCCGGCCGACCCCACCGTCTACACGGTGAGCTCCGGGCAGAGCGGGCTGGGGATGCCCAACCGCGACTATTACCTGGATGAGTCCGAGCGCTTTGTGCAGTACCGCCAGGCCTACCTCGAATACATCGCTCGTCTCTTCGAGCTCGCCATGATCGAAGGCGGCGTCGAGAAGGCCGAGGCCATCCTGGCGTTGGAGACGGCGATCGCAAAGGCGCACTGGACCCGCGAGCGCTCCCGCCAGGTCGAGGAGACCTACAACGTGCTCAGCGTCGAGGAATACGCGGCGCTGGCGCCCTCCCTCAAGCTCGCAGAGGGCCTGGAGATCCGCGGGTTGACCGACCTCGATAAGGTCATCGTCTCGCAGCCCAGCGCGGTGGAGGGCATCGGGGAGGTCTTTGCAAACGCCTCGCTCGATCTTCTCAAAGATTACCTGACCTTCCACTTCATCTCCGATC includes the following:
- a CDS encoding pirin family protein, which translates into the protein MHWPTTDPFLFCAHHRDDYPEGNGKMGPAASLAGRHLGRDFDEQKPWRMYHGQSVPGFPRHPHRGFETVTVVRSGFLDHTDSMGATARYGAGDVQWLTSGRGIQHSEMFPLLRDDAPNPLELFQIWMNLPRADKMVDPHFTMLWNERIPRVIEQDAKGRISELTIAAGTFKGHRPPAPPPASWAARKESDVAIWSIRLEAGAQLELPEVNPGTLRSLYVHQGQSVTIAGRPIANKRRVEVEDPGAITLEGGPAEAEVLLLQGRPINEPIAQRGPFVMNTQDEIRQAYADYQRTQFGGWSFGDNGPVHEVKKGRFALHADGTFEEPV
- a CDS encoding Nramp family divalent metal transporter, whose protein sequence is MLKVQSLMKRFFEKYGLSFVMVASYFGSGSIYIASQAGVEYGYALIWAVIGAVLLGFMAQDMSARLGIFGDTLMGFIRKKIGKGPALTIALFLSLGCIAWTVALTAAVGMSVEILTGEALAWQPVALVAGVAAILTGVLKYDRVEKFVTAMMFVLLVLYIVVAGASGPSPVEVAQGFVPSLPDQGAMLLGAAILGTTALWPNFFLESILVKKKGWTTKEDLSDVRHDLSFGYIVGGIITVCIIVVSAAVLRPAGYTELTSFITPGQALAEVLGEWAMVVFLLGVIGAAFNSIVPIMWTIPYMILEAVDAPEKEQDSKSFKLIYAGGILLGMSSPIVSAVTGLSIVQMITLFPAFNGVFGLPLTAAFLFWAVNDKKTMGEHVNGWKSNLINVVLVIFATYVAISSGRGVLEAIFGGMMG
- a CDS encoding sulfite exporter TauE/SafE family protein is translated as MTLGLGIILVLIALIGGVCITTIGPGGIFVTIALFLLLDIDPATVAGTASVTFIGTGLLGSYAYLRSGQLATSTARNAALILSLTSVVGAFVGARLNTVLDADLFGLLLGGFVLMTGVIILVRERSRSRALEAPADFELDSPKGRLAMAGLGLAVGLPGGLLGVGGPVLAVPLMVVLGVPMLLAVALAQVQSIFIAAFAALGFAMVGAIDWGLAILVGIPLFIGTVAGWVIARRIDPTRLKTGLAFVLLALGIYMLSGAGTT